In Nycticebus coucang isolate mNycCou1 chromosome 9, mNycCou1.pri, whole genome shotgun sequence, the following are encoded in one genomic region:
- the LOC128594561 gene encoding 60S ribosomal protein L34-like, producing the protein MVQWLTYHGRLSYNTASTRTKLSRTPGNRIVYLYTKKVGKAPKSACSVCLGRLRGVPAVRPKVLMRLSKTIEHVSRAYGGSMCAKCVRDRIKRAFLIEEQKIVVKVLKAQAQSQKAK; encoded by the coding sequence ATGGTGCAGTGGTTGACATACCATGGTAGGCTTTCCTACAATACAGCCTCTACCAGAACCAAGCTGTCCCGCACTCCTGGTAACAGAATTGTTTACCTTTATACCAAGAAGGTTGGGAAAGCACCAAAATCTGCATGTAGTGTGTGCCTAGGCAGACTTCGAGGGGTTCCCGCTGTGAGACCTAAAGTTCTTATGAGGTTGTCTAAAACAATAGAACATGTCAGCAGGGCCTATGGTGGTTCCATGTGTGCTAAATGTGTTCGTGACAGGATCAAGCGTGCTTTCCTTATTGAGGAGCAGAAAATCGTTGTGAAAGTGTTGAAGGCACAAGCACAGAGCCAGAAagctaaataa